Proteins encoded by one window of Mercenaria mercenaria strain notata chromosome 4, MADL_Memer_1, whole genome shotgun sequence:
- the LOC123552023 gene encoding uncharacterized protein LOC123552023 — protein sequence MFANLQINRGFQKWNIFAIFVLIVIGTYAMIHFKQTTQTLQTTQEPPPTQTPLKEVCTKTSLPAVYTICTWELKKDNVISGEIHRTGQWEPHITRKLYTVLKQDRNITFIDIGANIGYFSLLAASVGQAVVSVEPWTKNIEKLRNSIRKNKFEGKITILNNAVSNDRGVIHIHAPHKDNPGATRLLSDAKVTGSNVFSAATITLNDLANYIHTKDTIIKIDIEGNECRALEKSDELFNKFNVVFISMEWDVMKKFENDIGTACPPESIKQMVEMLTKRNFVPYGFSNNLPLNPKEIKKWTEVDVYWKPRHEGREKQS from the exons ATGTTCGCAAATCTTCAAATAAATCGTGGATTTCAAAAATGGAATATCTTTGCTATATTCGTATTGATTGTAATAG GTACCTATGCGATGATACATTTTAAGCAAACGACGCAAACGCTACAAACGACGCAAGAACCGCCACCGACGCAAACGCCACTAAAGGAGGTTTGTACAAAAACGAGTCTCCCTGCTGTGTATACCATATGTACGTGGGAGTTAAAGAAAGACAATGTAATTTCCGGGGAAATACATAGAACAGGACAATGGGAGCCGCACATAACACGAAAACTTTACACTGTTCTAAAACAAGatagaaatataacatttattgatATTGGTGCTAACATTGGCTATTTTAGTTTACTCGCTGCTTCCGTCGGGCAGGCAGTGGTTTCAGTGGAGCCCTGGACCAAGAATATAGAAAAGTTACGGAATTCCATTCGAAAAAACAAATTTGAAGGcaaaattactattttaaataACGCTGTTTCAAATGATCGGGGAGTGATACATATTCATGCACCACACAAAGATAACCCAGGTGCTACAAGGTTGTTATCTGATGCGAAAGTGACTGGTTCCAACGTTTTCTCAGCTGCAACAATTACCTTAAACGATTTAGCGAACTACATTCATACTAAAGATACCATCATTAAGATAGACATAG AAGGAAATGAATGCAGAGCACTAGAGAAGTCGGACGAactatttaataaattcaatgttgtATTCATATCTATGGAATGGGACGTAATGAAGAAGTTTGAAAATGACATTGGCACAGCTTGTCCACCGGAAAGTATAAAACAGATGGTGGAAATGTTGACAAAACGTAACTTTGTGCCCTACGGCTTTTCCAACAATTTACCACTAAAtccaaaagaaattaaaaaatggaCAGAAGTCGACGTATACTGGAAACCAAGACACGAAGGACGTGAAAAACAAAGTTGA